One Pseudomonas tolaasii NCPPB 2192 genomic window carries:
- the iscX gene encoding Fe-S cluster assembly protein IscX — protein sequence MSLKWVDVQEIAIQLAEAHPEVNPLTVNFVKLRDLVMALPEFDDIPNRGGEKVLEAIQGLWIEEADD from the coding sequence ATGAGCCTGAAATGGGTTGATGTACAAGAAATCGCTATACAACTTGCTGAAGCTCATCCTGAGGTCAATCCTCTTACCGTGAACTTCGTCAAGCTGCGCGACCTCGTAATGGCGCTGCCGGAGTTCGACGACATCCCGAACCGGGGTGGCGAAAAAGTCCTGGAGGCGATTCAGGGTCTGTGGATCGAAGAAGCAGACGACTGA
- the hscA gene encoding Fe-S protein assembly chaperone HscA, with the protein MALLQIAEPGQSPQPHQRRLAVGIDLGTTNSLVAALRSGLSEPLPDADGQVILPSAVRYHADRTEVGESAKLAASTDPLNTVLSVKRLMGRGLSDVKQLGDQLPYRFVGGESHMPFIDTVQGPKSPVEVSADILKVLRQRAEKTLGGELVGAVITVPAYFDDAQRQATKDAAKLAGLNVLRLLNEPTAAAVAYGLDQHAEGLIAIYDLGGGTFDISILRLTGGVFEVLATGGDSALGGDDFDHAIAGWIISGAGLSADLDPGAQRNLLQTACAAKEALTDAASVEVSYGDWSAQLTRQAFDALIEPMVARSLKACRRAVRDSGIELEDVGAVVMVGGSTRVPRVREAVAEAFGRQPLTEIDPDQVVAIGAAIQADTLAGNKREGGELLLLDVIPLSLGLETMGGLMEKVIPRNTTIPVARAQDFTTYKDGQTAMMIHVLQGERELISDCRSLARFELRGIPAMVAGAAKIRVTFQVDADGLLNVAARELGSGVEASIQVKPSYGLTDGEIAKMLKDSFQYAGDDKVARVLREQQVDAQRLLEAVQGALEADGERLLDAEERMVIDLQMQELAELMKGNDGYAIEQQTKRLSQVTDAFAARRMDQTVKAALAGRNLNEIEE; encoded by the coding sequence ATGGCCCTACTGCAAATCGCCGAACCCGGCCAAAGCCCTCAACCGCACCAGCGTCGCCTGGCGGTCGGGATTGACCTGGGCACCACCAATTCCCTGGTTGCTGCCTTGCGCAGCGGCCTGTCCGAGCCTTTGCCCGACGCTGATGGCCAGGTGATCCTGCCGTCTGCCGTGCGCTACCACGCTGATCGCACGGAAGTGGGGGAGTCGGCCAAGCTGGCCGCCTCTACCGACCCTTTGAATACCGTGCTGTCGGTCAAGCGTTTGATGGGGCGTGGTCTGTCCGACGTCAAGCAACTGGGCGACCAGCTGCCGTACCGCTTTGTCGGTGGCGAATCCCACATGCCGTTCATCGACACCGTCCAGGGCCCGAAAAGCCCCGTGGAAGTGTCGGCCGATATCCTCAAGGTGCTGCGCCAGCGTGCCGAAAAGACCTTGGGTGGCGAGCTGGTCGGTGCGGTTATTACTGTTCCGGCGTATTTCGATGACGCTCAACGCCAGGCCACCAAGGACGCGGCAAAACTCGCCGGCCTGAATGTGCTGCGTCTGCTCAACGAGCCGACTGCGGCTGCCGTGGCTTATGGCCTGGACCAGCATGCCGAAGGCCTTATCGCTATTTACGACCTGGGCGGCGGCACCTTTGATATTTCGATCCTGCGCCTGACCGGCGGTGTCTTCGAAGTGCTGGCCACTGGCGGCGACAGTGCCTTGGGCGGCGATGACTTTGATCACGCCATCGCGGGCTGGATTATCAGTGGTGCTGGCTTGTCCGCCGATCTGGATCCGGGCGCACAGCGTAATCTGCTGCAAACCGCCTGCGCCGCCAAGGAAGCGCTGACCGATGCGGCTTCTGTCGAAGTGTCCTACGGTGACTGGTCGGCTCAACTGACCCGCCAAGCCTTCGATGCCTTGATCGAGCCGATGGTCGCGCGCAGCCTTAAGGCTTGCCGTCGCGCCGTGCGTGATTCCGGTATCGAGTTGGAAGACGTCGGCGCCGTGGTCATGGTCGGTGGTTCCACGCGCGTGCCGCGCGTTCGCGAGGCAGTTGCTGAGGCCTTTGGTCGCCAGCCGCTGACTGAAATCGACCCGGACCAGGTGGTTGCCATTGGTGCTGCGATCCAGGCCGACACACTGGCCGGCAACAAGCGCGAGGGTGGCGAACTGCTGCTGCTTGACGTGATTCCGTTGTCCCTGGGGCTGGAAACCATGGGTGGCCTGATGGAGAAGGTGATTCCGCGCAACACCACCATCCCCGTCGCCCGCGCTCAGGACTTCACCACTTACAAAGATGGCCAGACGGCCATGATGATTCATGTGCTGCAAGGCGAGCGCGAGCTGATCAGCGACTGCCGTTCCCTGGCGCGTTTCGAGTTGCGCGGTATCCCGGCGATGGTCGCGGGTGCGGCGAAGATTCGCGTGACGTTCCAAGTCGACGCTGACGGCCTGTTGAATGTAGCCGCGCGCGAGCTGGGCTCGGGCGTCGAAGCCAGTATCCAGGTCAAGCCGTCCTATGGCCTGACCGACGGCGAAATCGCCAAGATGCTCAAGGATTCGTTCCAGTACGCCGGTGATGACAAGGTCGCCCGTGTATTGCGCGAGCAGCAAGTCGACGCCCAGCGCCTGCTCGAAGCGGTGCAGGGCGCCCTTGAGGCTGACGGCGAGCGGCTGTTGGATGCCGAAGAGCGCATGGTCATCGACCTGCAGATGCAGGAGCTGGCCGAACTGATGAAAGGCAACGATGGTTATGCCATCGAACAACAGACCAAGCGCCTGTCGCAAGTGACCGATGCTTTTGCCGCCCGTCGTATGGACCAGACGGTAAAAGCCGCCCTGGCGGGACGCAACCTGAATGAAATCGAGGAATAA
- the fdx gene encoding ISC system 2Fe-2S type ferredoxin produces the protein MPQVIFLPHAEHCPDGMVVEAETGKSILEVAHDNHIEIESACGGVCACTTCHCIIREGFNTLEEADELEEDFLDRAWGLEATSRLSCQAKVGTEDITVEIPKYSLNHAAEAPH, from the coding sequence ATGCCGCAGGTCATTTTTCTGCCACACGCCGAGCACTGCCCGGACGGTATGGTCGTGGAGGCTGAGACCGGCAAGTCCATCCTCGAAGTTGCCCATGACAACCACATCGAGATTGAAAGCGCCTGCGGCGGTGTCTGCGCCTGCACCACCTGTCACTGCATCATCCGTGAGGGGTTCAACACCCTGGAAGAAGCTGACGAGCTGGAAGAGGACTTCCTGGACCGCGCGTGGGGGCTGGAGGCGACTTCTCGCCTAAGCTGTCAGGCAAAGGTCGGAACGGAAGACATCACCGTCGAAATTCCGAAATATTCCCTCAACCATGCCGCCGAAGCGCCGCATTGA
- the rlmN gene encoding 23S rRNA (adenine(2503)-C(2))-methyltransferase RlmN, translating into MTTSTVKTNLLGLTQPEMEKFFDSIGEKRFRAGQVMKWIHHFGVDDFDAMTNVSKALRDKLKAIAEVRGPEVVSEDISSDGTRKWVVRVASGSCVETVYIPQGKRGTLCVSSQAGCALDCSFCSTGKQGFNSNLTAAEVIGQVWIANKSFGSVPATVDRAITNVVMMGMGEPLLNFDNVISAMHLMMDDLGYGISKRRVTLSTSGVVPMIDELAKHIDVSLALSLHAPNDALRNQLVPINKKYPLKMLLESCQRYMATLGEKRVLTIEYTLLKDINDKVEHAIEMIELLKDTPCKINLIPFNPFPHSGYERPSNNAIRRFQDQLHQAGYNVTVRTTRGEDIDAACGQLVGQVMDRTRRSERYIAGREVNAAGDLPLIAVNRI; encoded by the coding sequence ATGACTACATCGACTGTTAAAACCAACCTGCTGGGTCTGACTCAGCCGGAAATGGAGAAATTCTTCGACTCAATCGGGGAGAAGCGTTTCCGTGCCGGTCAGGTAATGAAGTGGATTCACCACTTTGGCGTCGACGATTTCGACGCCATGACGAACGTCAGCAAGGCCCTGCGCGACAAGCTCAAGGCCATTGCCGAAGTTCGTGGTCCTGAAGTGGTCAGCGAGGACATCTCCAGCGACGGCACCCGTAAGTGGGTGGTGCGCGTGGCGTCCGGCAGCTGCGTCGAGACCGTTTACATTCCCCAGGGCAAACGTGGCACCTTGTGCGTTTCGTCCCAGGCAGGCTGTGCCCTGGATTGCAGTTTCTGCTCCACCGGCAAGCAAGGCTTCAATAGCAACCTCACGGCCGCCGAAGTGATCGGCCAGGTGTGGATTGCCAACAAATCCTTTGGCAGCGTCCCGGCGACCGTCGACCGTGCCATCACCAACGTGGTGATGATGGGCATGGGTGAGCCGCTGCTGAACTTCGACAACGTCATCTCCGCCATGCACCTGATGATGGACGACCTGGGCTACGGCATCTCCAAGCGCCGCGTGACCCTGTCGACCTCCGGCGTGGTGCCGATGATCGATGAGCTGGCCAAGCACATCGACGTCTCCCTGGCGTTGTCGCTGCACGCACCCAATGACGCATTGCGTAACCAATTGGTGCCGATCAACAAGAAGTATCCGCTTAAGATGCTGCTCGAGTCTTGCCAGCGCTACATGGCGACCTTGGGCGAAAAGCGTGTGTTGACCATCGAGTACACCTTGCTCAAGGACATCAATGACAAGGTCGAGCACGCGATCGAGATGATCGAGTTGCTCAAGGACACCCCGTGCAAGATCAACCTGATTCCGTTTAACCCGTTTCCCCATTCTGGCTACGAGCGGCCGAGCAACAACGCCATTCGCCGTTTCCAGGATCAACTGCACCAGGCAGGTTACAACGTCACCGTCCGCACCACCCGTGGTGAGGACATCGACGCCGCCTGTGGCCAATTGGTAGGGCAGGTGATGGACCGCACCCGCCGCAGCGAGCGTTATATCGCCGGACGCGAAGTGAATGCCGCCGGCGATTTACCGCTGATTGCTGTGAATCGAATCTGA
- the pilW gene encoding type IV pilus biogenesis/stability protein PilW produces the protein MPLRLALLLLVTGLVAGCVSSGDDRPLQTGKGRDEARVAYVQLGLGYLRQGMSEQAKVPLKKALELDGDDADANAALALVFQAQAEPELADQYFLKALASRPADSRLLNNYGSFLFSQKRYDQASRYFQQASTDTLYPERSRVFENLGVTSMRLGQRESARQQLEKALHLNGRQPRALLEMAEMSYEDRHYVPARDYYERFSLLSGQNARSLLLGVRLATVHEERDTAARFGQQLERLYPGTPEYQQYLSEQ, from the coding sequence ATGCCCTTGCGCCTTGCGCTGCTTTTGCTTGTTACCGGTCTGGTGGCCGGTTGTGTTTCATCGGGCGATGACCGCCCTTTGCAGACCGGTAAAGGCCGTGACGAGGCGCGAGTTGCCTATGTGCAACTGGGTTTGGGTTATCTGCGCCAGGGCATGAGTGAACAGGCCAAGGTGCCGTTGAAAAAGGCCCTTGAACTGGATGGCGACGACGCCGATGCCAATGCGGCGCTCGCCTTGGTGTTCCAGGCTCAGGCCGAACCTGAACTGGCTGATCAGTATTTTCTCAAAGCCCTGGCTTCACGTCCTGCTGACTCGCGGCTGCTGAACAACTACGGTAGCTTCCTGTTTTCACAGAAACGTTATGACCAGGCTTCCCGTTATTTCCAGCAGGCCTCCACCGATACCCTCTACCCGGAGCGGTCGCGGGTGTTCGAAAACCTTGGGGTGACCTCGATGCGCCTCGGCCAGCGTGAAAGCGCGCGCCAGCAACTGGAAAAAGCCCTGCATTTGAATGGTCGCCAGCCACGCGCGCTGCTCGAAATGGCTGAGATGTCTTACGAAGACAGGCATTATGTGCCGGCACGTGACTATTACGAGCGTTTTAGCCTGCTCAGCGGGCAAAATGCACGTAGTCTATTGCTCGGTGTGCGCCTGGCGACGGTTCATGAAGAACGCGACACGGCCGCACGTTTTGGCCAGCAACTCGAACGACTCTATCCCGGTACGCCGGAATATCAGCAATACCTGTCGGAGCAATGA
- the iscU gene encoding Fe-S cluster assembly scaffold IscU, which produces MAYSEKVIDHYENPRNVGKMNAEDPDVGTGMVGAPACGDVMRLQIKVNDAGVIEDAKFKTYGCGSAIASSSLATEWMKGKTLDEAVTISNTQLAEELALPPVKIHCSVLAEDAIKAAVRDYKQKKGLI; this is translated from the coding sequence ATGGCTTACAGCGAAAAGGTCATCGACCACTACGAAAACCCGCGCAACGTCGGCAAGATGAACGCGGAAGACCCTGATGTCGGCACCGGCATGGTCGGCGCTCCGGCATGCGGCGACGTTATGCGCCTGCAGATCAAGGTCAACGACGCTGGCGTTATCGAAGACGCCAAGTTCAAGACCTATGGCTGCGGTTCGGCCATCGCCTCCAGCTCCCTCGCCACCGAGTGGATGAAAGGCAAAACTCTGGATGAGGCTGTGACTATCAGCAACACCCAGCTGGCCGAAGAGCTGGCCCTGCCGCCAGTGAAAATCCACTGCTCCGTACTCGCCGAAGACGCCATCAAGGCGGCCGTTCGCGACTACAAGCAGAAGAAAGGCTTGATCTAA
- the ndk gene encoding nucleoside-diphosphate kinase, producing the protein MAVQRTFSIIKPDAVAKNVIGEITTRFEKAGLKVVASKLKQLSKAEAEGFYAEHSARGFFGDLVSFMISGPVVVQVLEGENAIALNRELMGATNPKEAAAGTIRADFAESIDANAVHGSDSEAAAAREIAYFFAATEVTAR; encoded by the coding sequence ATGGCTGTTCAACGTACTTTCTCCATCATCAAGCCTGACGCTGTTGCAAAAAACGTCATCGGCGAGATCACCACTCGTTTCGAAAAAGCCGGCCTGAAGGTTGTAGCTTCGAAACTCAAGCAACTGTCCAAGGCTGAAGCTGAAGGCTTCTACGCTGAGCACAGCGCTCGTGGCTTCTTCGGCGACCTGGTCTCCTTCATGATCTCCGGTCCTGTGGTTGTTCAGGTTCTGGAAGGCGAAAACGCTATCGCTCTGAACCGTGAGCTGATGGGCGCTACCAACCCTAAAGAAGCGGCTGCCGGCACCATCCGTGCTGACTTCGCCGAGTCCATCGACGCCAACGCTGTTCACGGCTCGGACTCCGAAGCTGCTGCTGCTCGCGAAATCGCTTACTTTTTCGCTGCTACTGAAGTAACCGCTCGCTAA
- a CDS encoding RodZ domain-containing protein, which yields MKAAHPEVVAANRVNPGETLRQARESNGWSLAEVALKLNLTATSLANLEAGAFDKLPGHTFARGYIRAYAKLLGIDQAVLVQEFDQFTGTDSQGSNVHGLGRIEEPVRVSHTILRIVSLLLLIAVIGGGFVWWQDQTTQRAKDLTSNAMEHVEVESADGTTQIHPLDEPEDQAVAEGQAAPQAPATAEQPATEANPAPAAVPAPAAPATPAAPVAHAPAAPVQTPAPAAPAAPVVSAPTTPALIAGDGHIQITFIADCWTQVTDGNGKVLFSGLKRKGDTLDQGGKPPLTLRLGFARGAQVAYNGQPVDVAPFTSGETARLKLGQ from the coding sequence ATGAAAGCGGCGCACCCGGAAGTTGTAGCAGCTAATCGCGTAAACCCAGGCGAGACCTTGCGTCAGGCCCGCGAAAGCAATGGTTGGTCGCTGGCGGAAGTGGCCCTCAAGCTCAATTTGACCGCCACGTCCCTGGCTAATCTGGAAGCTGGCGCGTTCGACAAGCTGCCTGGGCATACTTTCGCCCGCGGCTATATCCGCGCCTATGCCAAGTTGCTGGGCATCGACCAGGCCGTATTGGTCCAGGAATTCGACCAGTTCACCGGTACCGACTCTCAGGGCAGCAATGTGCACGGTTTGGGGCGTATCGAAGAGCCGGTGCGGGTTTCCCACACAATTTTGCGAATTGTCAGCCTGTTGCTGTTGATTGCGGTGATCGGCGGCGGTTTCGTGTGGTGGCAGGACCAGACCACCCAGCGCGCCAAAGACCTGACCAGCAACGCCATGGAGCACGTCGAAGTCGAAAGCGCCGACGGCACCACGCAGATTCATCCGCTGGACGAGCCGGAAGACCAGGCCGTTGCTGAAGGCCAGGCTGCGCCGCAAGCCCCGGCAACCGCCGAACAGCCGGCGACCGAAGCGAACCCGGCACCTGCTGCGGTGCCGGCTCCGGCGGCCCCCGCGACTCCGGCAGCGCCAGTGGCTCACGCGCCGGCTGCTCCTGTGCAGACCCCAGCGCCGGCCGCTCCGGCAGCGCCGGTTGTTTCCGCGCCCACCACACCTGCGTTGATCGCTGGTGACGGCCATATCCAGATTACCTTCATCGCTGACTGCTGGACGCAAGTCACCGATGGCAATGGCAAAGTGCTGTTTAGCGGTCTGAAGCGTAAGGGAGATACGCTGGATCAAGGCGGCAAGCCTCCTTTGACGCTGCGTCTGGGCTTTGCCCGTGGCGCGCAAGTGGCCTACAACGGCCAGCCTGTGGACGTGGCGCCGTTCACCAGTGGCGAGACTGCTCGCCTGAAGTTGGGACAATAG
- the iscR gene encoding Fe-S cluster assembly transcriptional regulator IscR, translating to MRLTTKGRYAVTAMLDLALHAQTGPVSLADISERQGISLSYLEQLFAKLRRSNLVSSVRGPGGGYQLSRDMQGIQVAQVIDAVNESVDATKCQGLGDCHAGDTCLTHHLWCDLSLQIHEFLSGISLADLVTRREVQEVAQRQDQRRCNTKAPRLDKIEASAVE from the coding sequence ATGAGACTGACTACAAAAGGCCGATACGCGGTGACCGCCATGCTTGACCTGGCCTTGCACGCGCAAACTGGGCCGGTGTCCCTGGCCGATATCTCCGAGCGCCAAGGCATTTCCCTGTCCTACCTCGAGCAACTGTTCGCCAAATTGCGCCGCAGCAATCTGGTTTCCAGCGTGCGTGGGCCGGGTGGCGGCTATCAATTGTCCCGCGACATGCAGGGCATTCAGGTAGCCCAGGTGATCGATGCGGTGAATGAATCCGTCGATGCCACCAAATGCCAGGGTTTGGGTGATTGCCATGCCGGCGACACCTGCCTGACGCACCACTTGTGGTGCGACTTGAGCCTGCAGATCCATGAGTTTTTGAGTGGTATCAGCTTGGCTGATCTTGTAACCCGCCGTGAGGTGCAAGAAGTAGCCCAGCGTCAGGACCAGCGCCGTTGCAACACCAAGGCGCCGCGTCTGGACAAGATTGAAGCGTCCGCCGTCGAGTGA
- the hscB gene encoding co-chaperone HscB has protein sequence MGTPCHFALFELQPSFRLDLEQLAARYRELARGVHPDRFADASEREQRVALEKSASLNEAYQTLKNPPKRARYLLALNGGELPIEVTVHDPDFLMQQMQWREELEELQDEADLAGVAVFKRRLKTAQDELNESFAACWDDAAQREQAERLMRRMQFLDKLSYEVRQLEERLDD, from the coding sequence GTGGGTACTCCTTGTCATTTCGCTTTATTCGAGCTGCAGCCGAGCTTTCGGCTGGACCTTGAGCAGCTTGCTGCGCGCTATCGAGAACTGGCGCGTGGCGTGCATCCGGACCGCTTTGCCGACGCTTCCGAGCGTGAGCAACGCGTGGCGCTGGAGAAATCCGCCAGCCTCAACGAAGCCTATCAGACGCTGAAAAACCCGCCCAAACGCGCGCGCTACCTGCTTGCGCTGAACGGTGGCGAGTTGCCGATCGAAGTCACGGTGCACGACCCGGACTTCCTGATGCAGCAGATGCAATGGCGTGAAGAACTCGAAGAGTTGCAGGACGAAGCCGATCTGGCGGGTGTTGCGGTCTTCAAGCGTCGCCTGAAAACGGCCCAGGACGAGCTCAACGAAAGCTTTGCGGCCTGTTGGGATGACGCGGCGCAACGCGAGCAGGCCGAACGCCTGATGCGGCGCATGCAGTTCCTCGACAAGCTCTCCTACGAAGTGCGCCAGCTAGAAGAGCGCCTCGACGATTAA
- the iscA gene encoding iron-sulfur cluster assembly protein IscA, translating to MAISMTEAAAQHIRRSLNGRGKGEGIRLGVRTTGCSGLAYVLEFVDEVVAEDQVFESHGEKVIIDPKSLTYLDGTELDFVKEGLNEGFKFNNPNVRGECGCGESFNI from the coding sequence ATGGCTATCAGCATGACAGAAGCGGCTGCGCAGCACATTCGCCGCTCCCTGAATGGGCGCGGTAAAGGTGAGGGGATTCGTCTGGGTGTTCGCACCACGGGCTGTTCCGGCCTTGCCTACGTGCTGGAGTTTGTCGACGAGGTGGTCGCGGAAGACCAGGTGTTCGAAAGTCACGGCGAGAAAGTGATCATCGACCCTAAAAGCCTGACCTACCTGGACGGCACCGAACTCGATTTCGTCAAGGAAGGGTTGAACGAAGGCTTCAAGTTCAACAACCCCAACGTGCGCGGTGAATGTGGCTGCGGCGAAAGCTTCAACATCTGA
- a CDS encoding IscS subfamily cysteine desulfurase, translating to MKLPIYLDYSATTPVDPRVAQKMSECLLVDGNFGNPASRSHVFGWKAEEAVENARRQVADLVGADPREIVWTSGATESDNLAIKGAAHFYATKGKHLITTKIEHKAVLDTMRQLEREGFEVTYLEPTTDGIVTPAMIEAALREDTILVSVIHVNNEIGTINDIAAIGELTRSKGILLHVDAAQSTGKVDIDLSKLKVDLMSFSAHKTYGPKGIGALYVSRKPRVRIEATMHGGGHERGMRSGTLATHQIVGMGEAFRVAKEDMAAENIRIKALSDRFYKQVEGLEELYINGSMTARVPHNLNLSFNYVEGESLIMALKDLAVSSGSACTSASLEPSYVLRALGRNDELAHSSIRFTFGRFTTEEQVDYAAQKVCEAVNKLRVLSPLWDMYKDGVDISKIEWAAH from the coding sequence ATGAAATTGCCGATTTACCTTGATTACTCTGCGACCACCCCGGTTGATCCGCGTGTCGCGCAAAAGATGAGCGAATGCCTGCTGGTTGACGGAAACTTCGGCAACCCGGCCTCCCGTTCCCATGTGTTCGGCTGGAAAGCCGAGGAAGCGGTCGAGAACGCTCGTCGCCAGGTGGCTGACCTGGTTGGCGCTGACCCGCGCGAAATCGTCTGGACCTCCGGTGCCACCGAGTCCGACAACCTGGCAATCAAGGGCGCGGCGCATTTCTATGCGACCAAAGGCAAGCACCTGATCACCACCAAGATTGAGCACAAGGCTGTCCTCGACACCATGCGCCAACTGGAGCGTGAAGGTTTCGAGGTCACCTACCTTGAACCCACCACTGACGGTATCGTCACCCCGGCCATGATCGAAGCGGCCCTGCGTGAAGACACCATCCTGGTTTCCGTGATCCACGTAAACAACGAAATCGGCACCATCAACGACATCGCAGCCATCGGCGAACTGACACGCTCCAAGGGCATTCTGCTGCACGTCGACGCGGCTCAGTCCACCGGCAAGGTGGATATCGACCTGTCGAAGCTGAAAGTCGACCTGATGTCGTTCTCCGCCCACAAGACCTACGGCCCTAAAGGCATCGGCGCGCTGTACGTGAGCCGCAAGCCGCGTGTGCGTATCGAAGCCACCATGCACGGCGGCGGTCACGAGCGCGGCATGCGTTCGGGCACCCTGGCGACCCACCAGATCGTCGGCATGGGCGAAGCCTTCCGTGTAGCCAAGGAAGACATGGCTGCCGAAAACATTCGTATCAAAGCCCTCAGCGACCGCTTCTACAAGCAGGTCGAAGGCCTTGAAGAGCTGTACATCAACGGCAGCATGACCGCCCGTGTACCGCACAACCTGAATTTGAGCTTCAACTACGTCGAAGGCGAGTCGCTGATCATGGCGCTCAAGGACCTGGCGGTTTCGTCCGGTTCGGCCTGCACCTCGGCGTCCCTTGAGCCTTCGTACGTGCTGCGCGCCCTGGGCCGCAACGACGAACTGGCACACAGCTCGATCCGCTTTACGTTCGGCCGCTTCACCACCGAAGAACAAGTCGACTACGCCGCGCAGAAAGTCTGCGAAGCCGTCAACAAGCTGCGCGTTCTGTCGCCGCTGTGGGACATGTACAAAGACGGCGTCGACATTTCCAAGATCGAGTGGGCGGCACACTAA
- the ispG gene encoding flavodoxin-dependent (E)-4-hydroxy-3-methylbut-2-enyl-diphosphate synthase — translation MHGESPIKRRVSRKIWVGSVPVGGDAPIAVQSMTNSDTNDVAATVAQINRLEAAGVDIVRVSVPDMDAAEAFGRIKQLVKVPLVADIHFDYKIALRVAELGVDCLRINPGNIGREDRVRAVVDAARDRGIPIRIGVNAGSLEKDLQKKYGEPTPAALVESALRHVEHLERLNFQDFKVSVKASDVFMAVEAYRLLAKEIVQPLHLGITEAGGLRSGTVKSAVGLGMLLAEGIGDTIRISLAADPVEEVKVGYDILKSLRLRSRGINFIACPSCSRQNFDVVKTMNDLEGRLEDLLVPLDVAVIGCVVNGPGEAKEAHVGLTGGTPNLIYIDGKPSQKLTNDNLVDELEKLIREKAAEKVAADAALIARG, via the coding sequence ATGCACGGCGAATCTCCAATCAAACGTCGCGTATCGCGCAAGATCTGGGTCGGCTCGGTGCCGGTGGGTGGCGATGCCCCCATCGCCGTACAAAGCATGACCAATAGCGACACCAATGATGTGGCGGCCACCGTTGCCCAGATCAACCGTCTGGAAGCTGCCGGTGTCGACATCGTGCGGGTTTCCGTGCCGGACATGGACGCGGCCGAAGCGTTCGGCCGCATCAAGCAACTGGTCAAGGTGCCGCTGGTTGCCGACATTCACTTCGACTACAAGATCGCGTTGCGCGTAGCCGAACTGGGTGTGGATTGCCTGCGCATCAACCCGGGCAACATCGGTCGCGAAGACCGCGTGCGCGCAGTGGTTGACGCTGCCCGTGACCGTGGCATTCCCATCCGCATCGGCGTGAACGCCGGTTCCCTGGAAAAAGACCTGCAAAAGAAATACGGCGAGCCGACCCCGGCAGCTTTGGTCGAGTCCGCACTGCGCCATGTTGAGCACCTCGAACGCCTGAATTTCCAGGACTTCAAGGTCAGCGTAAAGGCTTCCGACGTGTTCATGGCGGTAGAAGCGTACCGCCTGCTGGCCAAGGAAATCGTGCAGCCGCTGCACCTGGGCATCACAGAAGCGGGCGGTTTGCGCTCAGGCACAGTGAAATCTGCGGTGGGTCTCGGTATGCTGCTCGCCGAAGGGATAGGCGATACCATCCGCATCTCCCTGGCGGCAGACCCGGTAGAGGAAGTGAAAGTCGGTTACGACATTCTCAAGTCCCTGCGTTTGCGTTCCCGCGGCATCAATTTCATCGCCTGCCCGAGCTGTTCGCGGCAGAACTTCGACGTGGTGAAAACCATGAACGATCTGGAAGGGCGCCTTGAAGACCTGCTGGTGCCGCTGGATGTTGCAGTGATCGGTTGCGTGGTCAACGGCCCGGGTGAAGCCAAAGAAGCGCACGTAGGCCTGACTGGTGGCACGCCGAACCTGATTTACATCGACGGCAAGCCGTCGCAAAAGTTGACGAATGACAATCTGGTGGATGAGCTCGAAAAGCTGATCCGCGAGAAAGCGGCCGAAAAGGTCGCGGCTGACGCAGCGCTGATCGCGCGCGGCTGA